The stretch of DNA TTGTCATTGGGGTTTTCAAATGGTTTATTCAGGGTTAACAACTTGGTTTAAGGGGTTGGTACTTTCTTATAGTGCCTAAGTATGTTTGAACATGCGGTTTAAGGCCACATACAGACAAGCCCAATAAGATGACCTATTGTATTTTCTTGTTTACACTAAAGCTAAAACGTAGTTTTCTCCTAGCATCCCCGAGTACAAACTTCTATCATGTGGACAGAGATATGCATTGGGAAATGGATTATAAATTTGAATTGTAAAGGTTTGCTTCGCTAGGAAAGAGGGTTTAGTTAATAGTTAATTTAGGTGTATAGTTAATTCTATAGTAGGAGTATTTGGAAAAGTTAAATGCTCTTCATTTTAAACACAAACGCAGCTTTAGGATGGCTTATTGCCATAAAGCATAAAAAAATATTTTTTGTTGTACAAAAGACTTATTGGTCGCTATTTACCTTCCTGAGTTTGATGAGTGTTCCAACTTTCAATGGCCGATCCTTGGTCCAGCCATTCAATTGCATAAGACTGAGGTAGTCAACACCTTCAATTTGAGCTGCAATTGCGGAAGGTTTTCCCTTTTGGGTAACATAATAATATTCGTATTGCCTGTAGAGATTGAGCAATTGGGGCGCTTTGAAACTCTCGTGTTCCAGGTATTCAAGCGGAAAAGTAGGAATGGCTTCTACCATTGGGACCGGTTTGGACGGGCGGAATCTCTTGATGGATTTTGGGAAATATAAAATCAGTTCCTGTCCAGGTTCTATGGCATCGCTACGCATTTTATTCCAGACCCTAAGCTGATGGGGCGTAACCCCAGCTTCCCGTGCTATAGTCAATAGCGTTTCTCCTTCTTTGACAATATAGATGCTCTTGATATAGTTCGCATCGGTTTGTTTTTTTGATGGTGCAGCCACAAATACAGGGCTGTCAAAAAAACTGCCATGTGCATGATCTGGGCGTTGGGCTTCAAGATAGTCCTTGAAAGCGGGCATAACACGTTTGGGTAGCGTAAGGAAATGCCCCTCCTGATGGGTAGGTATCAAGCCTTTTTTATAAGATGGGTTGAGGGTCTCTATCACCTCTAAGGGAAGTTCCGTTAATTGCACAATTTGATAAAAATTGATGGCATGGTAAATTTTTATCGTCTCCGTAATTTGGATATCCAAATCAGGATAATCAGGTGTTAAATCATGTAGGTCATAATAGTTTAAAAGATAATTAACGGCGATAAAAGCCGGTACATAATTGCGGGTCTCTTTAGGTAAAAAACGTTGAATTTGCCAAAAATCCTTGCTTCGCCCTCTTTTGATGGCCCGGCGAACACGACCCGAGCCCGAGTTGTAGGCGGCCAAGGCCAGGGCCCAGTCATCAAACCGGTCATACTGCCTGCCTAGATATATCATGGCTGCTTCGGTCGACTTACGAGGGTCCCAACGTTCATCTACTTCACTGTCTATTTGCAATCCCAGCGATTCTCCGGTGGCAGGCATGAATTGCCAAAGTCCGCCAGCTCCAACCCTAGAAATAGCCTGTGGATTCAGCGCTGATTCTACTATCGCAAGGTATTTTAACCCTTGTGGAAGACCATATTCTTCCAAGTACTGTTCGAAGATGGGAAAATAGAGCGCCGTTCGGCCAAGTATTTTTTCTGCGCTTGCTCTATTCCTGATCAAATAGCCCTTTAGGTACCCCTTCACCGCCGTGACATAACGAGGAGATACGACCTCATCTGACAAGGTTTTGAGACGTTCCTGTATAGCTATTTCATCAAATTCTATTGTTTCGGGATCGGTGGTGGCTAGTAGTTTATTTGAAAAAACACCAAGCAAAAGAAAAAATAAAAGGTAATGTCGAGTAAAAAACTGCATATTGCTAGGGTTATTTAAATGGG from Saprospiraceae bacterium encodes:
- a CDS encoding transglycosylase SLT domain-containing protein; protein product: MQFFTRHYLLFFLLLGVFSNKLLATTDPETIEFDEIAIQERLKTLSDEVVSPRYVTAVKGYLKGYLIRNRASAEKILGRTALYFPIFEQYLEEYGLPQGLKYLAIVESALNPQAISRVGAGGLWQFMPATGESLGLQIDSEVDERWDPRKSTEAAMIYLGRQYDRFDDWALALAAYNSGSGRVRRAIKRGRSKDFWQIQRFLPKETRNYVPAFIAVNYLLNYYDLHDLTPDYPDLDIQITETIKIYHAINFYQIVQLTELPLEVIETLNPSYKKGLIPTHQEGHFLTLPKRVMPAFKDYLEAQRPDHAHGSFFDSPVFVAAPSKKQTDANYIKSIYIVKEGETLLTIAREAGVTPHQLRVWNKMRSDAIEPGQELILYFPKSIKRFRPSKPVPMVEAIPTFPLEYLEHESFKAPQLLNLYRQYEYYYVTQKGKPSAIAAQIEGVDYLSLMQLNGWTKDRPLKVGTLIKLRKVNSDQ